From Acidobacteriota bacterium, a single genomic window includes:
- a CDS encoding twin-arginine translocation signal domain-containing protein, which produces MGRRIDRRSFLKRSSGAALGATAVSLLGPSQAVAAGENVFRSAWPPQAERPWAGPEYWANPLEDWRIRNGRLECIGAGGDRNVFLLTHDVSSREGTLAMSVRVGRMEDSEDLDEGYAGFRLGIKSFVDDYRARAIHGRGLNAGITAEGKLFIGEVKTSTPRVKLNQELRLNLNAQPSGGRYAVTLRAEDTIGKTLAEVTRQVQGGWLEGGVALVSSSGKVEPTPKPLGNLTGYAFYPPKQERGGNVRFWFADWIVDGNKVDGHVNHTFGPILFALYTVSRGVLKLSVQCPPMGNAPKEIRLEIRNGGNRWKAIATAELDPDAWNAVFRVPAWNDSKDHAYRLFYVLPDASGKLRQYTYEGTIRKDPKGQNEITVGLLTCMWDMGFPHAEFVRHLGWHKPDVLFWTGDQVYEPVGGFGVMETRDPELLVPSMHDYLRKWFLFGWATRDLTRHIPSVCMPDDHDMFHGNIWGCGGKATDPGLPLEGDASQDSGGYKMPARWVNMAQRTQTSHLPDPFDVTPIQQGIMVYYTHLQWGGISFAILEDRKWKSAPKVECPQAEIHNGFPKDPGWDALKDDVPTAELLGRRQLDFLEYWAADWSGGTWMKFAVSQTLFACLATEPYGDSDDTFDPRLHILPMGEYPPNDWMMADHDSDGWPQRGRNEAIRKWRKGFAMHLSGDQHLGTTSHYGVDDFRDGVYAVCTPAISNIFPRRWFPAQPGKNALPDTRNTGDYLDRFGNRITVLAVANPHRYPGAGLEALRHRATGYSIVRCNRQTRDVYVAVWPRWIDPAESGARPYNGWPVTVKQLDNGLHGAGWALGKIETPGRRDQVVQVLKEPDREVVYTVRINGSLFSPLVREPGTYTVVAFDPDGGYRQEWKGLQASKLQE; this is translated from the coding sequence ATGGGCCGACGAATTGACCGGAGATCGTTCCTGAAGCGGTCGAGCGGGGCTGCGTTGGGAGCCACAGCCGTTTCGCTGCTGGGACCCTCGCAGGCCGTTGCGGCTGGCGAGAACGTTTTTCGCAGTGCCTGGCCCCCACAGGCCGAGCGCCCCTGGGCGGGGCCCGAATACTGGGCCAACCCGCTGGAGGATTGGCGCATTCGGAACGGTCGTCTCGAGTGCATTGGAGCAGGCGGTGACCGCAACGTATTTCTGCTGACGCATGATGTTTCCAGCCGAGAAGGAACCCTCGCAATGAGCGTGAGGGTTGGGCGGATGGAGGATTCGGAAGACCTGGATGAGGGTTATGCTGGATTTCGACTGGGCATCAAAAGCTTTGTGGACGACTATCGGGCAAGAGCAATCCACGGCCGCGGATTGAATGCGGGCATTACGGCTGAAGGGAAGCTTTTCATTGGCGAAGTTAAAACGTCAACGCCGCGCGTAAAGCTGAACCAGGAGCTACGCCTTAATCTTAATGCACAACCTTCGGGCGGTCGCTATGCCGTAACTCTCCGCGCAGAAGATACGATAGGAAAAACACTGGCAGAAGTCACGAGGCAGGTTCAGGGCGGTTGGCTGGAAGGCGGCGTGGCGCTCGTGTCAAGTTCTGGGAAGGTCGAGCCGACACCGAAGCCGCTCGGCAATCTGACGGGCTACGCGTTCTATCCTCCCAAGCAGGAGCGGGGAGGGAACGTGCGGTTCTGGTTTGCCGACTGGATAGTTGACGGCAATAAGGTTGATGGGCACGTGAACCACACGTTCGGGCCCATCTTGTTCGCGCTTTACACCGTGAGCCGTGGGGTGTTGAAGCTTTCTGTGCAATGCCCGCCGATGGGCAACGCGCCAAAAGAAATACGGCTCGAAATACGCAACGGTGGGAACCGCTGGAAGGCGATTGCAACGGCGGAACTGGATCCGGACGCTTGGAACGCGGTATTCCGGGTGCCCGCATGGAACGACTCGAAAGATCATGCCTACCGGTTGTTTTACGTCCTGCCGGATGCCAGCGGGAAGCTTCGCCAGTACACATATGAAGGGACAATCCGCAAGGACCCCAAGGGACAAAATGAAATCACGGTGGGCCTGCTGACCTGCATGTGGGACATGGGTTTTCCGCACGCCGAGTTTGTCCGGCACCTGGGCTGGCACAAGCCGGACGTGCTGTTCTGGACAGGCGACCAGGTTTATGAGCCGGTGGGCGGCTTTGGGGTGATGGAGACGCGCGATCCGGAACTGCTGGTTCCCTCGATGCACGACTACCTTCGCAAGTGGTTCCTCTTCGGTTGGGCCACTCGCGACCTGACGCGACACATCCCGTCGGTTTGCATGCCGGACGACCACGACATGTTCCACGGCAACATCTGGGGATGTGGTGGCAAGGCGACTGATCCTGGTCTGCCCTTGGAAGGGGATGCGAGCCAGGATTCGGGCGGCTACAAGATGCCAGCGCGATGGGTGAACATGGCCCAGCGAACTCAGACCTCACACCTACCGGATCCCTTTGATGTGACGCCAATCCAGCAGGGAATAATGGTCTACTACACGCACCTTCAATGGGGCGGGATCAGTTTTGCGATTCTCGAAGACCGAAAATGGAAATCGGCGCCGAAAGTGGAGTGTCCACAAGCAGAGATCCACAACGGCTTCCCGAAAGATCCTGGCTGGGATGCGTTGAAGGATGACGTGCCGACGGCAGAGCTATTGGGTCGGCGCCAGCTGGACTTTCTGGAATACTGGGCAGCGGATTGGAGTGGCGGAACCTGGATGAAGTTTGCCGTTTCCCAGACGCTCTTTGCCTGCCTCGCCACGGAACCTTATGGCGATTCGGACGACACCTTCGATCCCAGGTTGCACATCCTTCCAATGGGAGAGTATCCGCCGAATGACTGGATGATGGCCGACCACGATTCGGACGGCTGGCCGCAGCGGGGACGCAACGAGGCGATCCGAAAATGGCGCAAAGGGTTTGCCATGCACTTGAGCGGTGATCAGCATCTCGGGACGACCTCGCACTATGGCGTTGACGATTTTCGCGACGGCGTCTACGCAGTTTGCACGCCGGCGATTTCGAATATCTTTCCACGCCGCTGGTTTCCGGCGCAGCCCGGGAAGAACGCCTTGCCGGATACCCGGAACACCGGCGACTACCTGGACCGTTTTGGTAATCGCATTACAGTGCTGGCAGTGGCGAATCCCCACCGATATCCGGGTGCGGGACTTGAAGCGTTGCGACACCGGGCAACAGGCTATTCCATCGTAAGGTGCAACCGCCAGACTCGGGACGTGTATGTGGCTGTGTGGCCGCGATGGATTGACCCGGCAGAATCTGGAGCAAGGCCGTACAATGGTTGGCCGGTCACTGTCAAACAGCTTGACAACGGCTTGCACGGGGCAGGGTGGGCATTGGGAAAAATCGAAACTCCCGGTCGGCGCGATCAGGTGGTTCAGGTCCTCAAAGAGCCGGACAGAGAAGTTGTTTACACGGTGAGGATCAACGGCAGTTTGTTTAGCCCCCTGGTCCGCGAGCCGGGCACGTATACGGTGGTGGCGTTCGATCCTGACGGCGGCTATCGGCAGGAGTGGAAGGGACTGCAGGCAAGCAAGCTCCAAGAATAA
- a CDS encoding sugar phosphate isomerase/epimerase, whose product MRHPIRVKDSAGNKGHGGAMENLTRRGFMQAAAAAAVGSVGNFGGARAAEPDPMKMGLLVSATSEPEEVMAYVRGFAIPTVHVSTSNFSPTMAKRLRAALNHNGIEATALVSSGPGEQKYDLYDGPVTYGLVASPYRAQRVDHLKRASDFAKRLDIPVTFNQWGYIPEVPSDPLYEPTVKAVQEVAAHCKANGQVFVNETGQETPVTLLRTILDTGMDNVKVVLDAANLILYGKGSPADALDVIGKYVIGVHAKDGFYPTSPRYLGRQVACGHGKVEWPRLIPGLKKLGYTGPITIEPVLGREERDQEIREDMAYLKKLIAES is encoded by the coding sequence ATGCGCCACCCGATTCGGGTAAAAGATTCAGCGGGAAATAAAGGTCATGGAGGGGCGATGGAAAACCTGACCAGGAGAGGTTTCATGCAGGCGGCAGCCGCGGCCGCTGTCGGGAGTGTGGGAAATTTCGGAGGGGCAAGGGCTGCGGAGCCGGACCCCATGAAGATGGGATTGCTTGTAAGCGCGACTAGCGAACCAGAAGAAGTAATGGCGTATGTTCGGGGATTCGCAATTCCTACGGTTCACGTAAGTACCTCGAACTTTTCCCCCACCATGGCCAAGCGGCTGCGTGCGGCGCTCAATCACAATGGAATCGAGGCCACGGCGTTGGTTTCTTCAGGGCCGGGCGAGCAGAAGTATGATCTCTATGACGGCCCTGTGACTTACGGGCTGGTGGCTTCGCCCTATCGGGCGCAGCGAGTTGACCATCTCAAGCGAGCTTCCGATTTTGCCAAGCGTCTGGACATTCCGGTTACCTTCAACCAGTGGGGCTACATTCCGGAAGTACCCAGCGACCCGTTGTACGAACCCACGGTAAAGGCGGTCCAGGAGGTCGCGGCGCACTGCAAGGCGAACGGGCAGGTTTTCGTGAACGAGACAGGCCAGGAGACGCCAGTAACTCTCTTGAGGACGATTCTTGACACCGGAATGGACAACGTGAAAGTAGTCCTGGACGCGGCCAACCTAATACTTTATGGGAAGGGCAGCCCTGCGGACGCGCTCGATGTGATTGGGAAGTACGTGATTGGTGTTCACGCCAAGGATGGATTTTATCCGACCAGTCCCCGCTATCTGGGGCGGCAGGTTGCCTGCGGGCATGGCAAGGTGGAATGGCCGCGGCTGATTCCAGGCCTGAAGAAGCTCGGGTACACAGGGCCTATTACCATTGAGCCGGTGCTGGGCCGCGAGGAGCGCGATCAGGAAATCCGGGAAGACATGGCTTACCTCAAGAAACTGATTGCGGAGAGCTGA
- a CDS encoding response regulator: protein MKAGSKDRKVLLIEDEPVAREVLRALVNNLGCHGEVVADGRQALAMVRYEDFDAVLLDLRSSAMPFDEVVSGIHDIRPSLVGRVLVITGEADDKTTLDLVERFFLLQVRRSRLKLDLAGRLRALLQIAPLSQEFQP, encoded by the coding sequence ATGAAAGCTGGATCCAAAGACCGCAAAGTACTTCTAATCGAGGACGAACCGGTGGCCAGGGAAGTCCTCCGGGCACTGGTTAACAATCTGGGCTGCCACGGCGAAGTGGTGGCTGACGGGCGGCAAGCGCTGGCGATGGTACGCTATGAAGACTTTGATGCGGTTCTCCTGGATCTGAGAAGTTCCGCAATGCCTTTCGATGAAGTGGTTTCCGGTATCCATGACATACGGCCAAGCCTGGTGGGGAGGGTCCTGGTGATAACCGGAGAGGCGGACGACAAGACAACACTGGACTTGGTTGAGCGCTTCTTCCTGCTCCAGGTTCGACGAAGTCGGTTGAAGCTTGATCTCGCGGGGCGTCTCCGTGCCCTCCTGCAAATTGCTCCTCTGTCCCAGGAATTCCAGCCCTGA
- a CDS encoding sensor histidine kinase, with protein MGSFPSLRRQWIAASESQRIERILAATRALLALASLFVIWIDPTEPHQYSTVVYGLLGLFVFEAVGVLALVRTQRDSSLTFRLAVHSLDVLWPALIAIFTAGPNSPFYLFYTFVLLEAAYRWGLQATLLTALISTGLYMTQSFFTLSKGLTFPSLSRGSYDLNSFIMRGVYLLIMGYLLGYLGEEEKQLREETTAIANVMTKARTEAGVRGTLEAVFEEILGLFRTTRGALAVLDHSSGRAFVWNVEQEESGRKVALSTSELRPQEGEKSLFETPGHVWYARRNSKSADPLKFEVYALDEDGRRLFHETWRPPVALIGDQEVRKFLGARTVYADEWSSVMLLFSPKLQSTPEAAVRFLRTLVLQVSPAIYSAFLTTRLRTRAGALERARVSRELHDGVIQSLIGLELEVDVLRRKPGASTADIVDRLSHIQRILRQEVLNLRELMQQMKPVEIRPTQLLDFLVTMVDKFQRDTGISSRFVSTLQEISLPPRVCNQLARIVQEGLVNARKHSGARKVLVQLGQHDGRLRLAIDDDGRGFDFSGRLTLAELDAIRKGPLVIKERVRTIGGELVVESVPGKGTRVEVSLPKNTYG; from the coding sequence ATGGGTTCTTTCCCATCTCTGAGAAGACAGTGGATCGCGGCTAGCGAATCGCAACGCATTGAGCGAATCCTGGCAGCCACTAGGGCTCTTTTGGCACTCGCCTCACTGTTTGTCATCTGGATTGATCCCACGGAACCCCACCAGTATTCCACCGTTGTATACGGGTTGCTGGGTCTTTTTGTCTTTGAAGCGGTGGGGGTGCTTGCCCTGGTTCGCACCCAGCGGGACTCATCGCTCACCTTTCGCCTGGCTGTACACTCGCTTGATGTTTTGTGGCCAGCGCTTATTGCAATCTTTACAGCCGGACCTAACAGCCCATTCTACCTCTTTTACACTTTCGTTCTGCTTGAAGCCGCCTATCGTTGGGGCCTGCAGGCGACCCTGCTAACTGCTTTGATTTCGACCGGCCTTTACATGACGCAATCGTTTTTCACTCTGTCGAAAGGACTCACATTCCCAAGTCTATCCCGCGGCTCCTATGACCTGAACTCGTTCATCATGCGCGGCGTGTATTTACTCATTATGGGTTACCTGCTCGGGTATCTTGGCGAAGAGGAAAAGCAGCTTCGGGAAGAAACCACAGCTATCGCAAATGTGATGACGAAGGCCCGCACGGAAGCCGGAGTCCGAGGAACCCTGGAAGCCGTATTCGAGGAGATTTTAGGGCTTTTTCGGACCACGCGTGGCGCGCTGGCAGTGCTCGACCACAGCTCCGGGCGTGCCTTTGTGTGGAACGTAGAACAAGAGGAATCTGGGCGGAAAGTGGCGTTGTCAACCAGCGAACTCCGCCCGCAGGAGGGCGAAAAAAGCCTGTTTGAAACGCCCGGCCACGTCTGGTACGCGAGACGCAACTCTAAAAGTGCCGACCCTCTGAAATTCGAGGTCTACGCCCTCGACGAAGACGGAAGAAGACTCTTTCACGAAACATGGCGCCCTCCGGTCGCACTCATAGGCGATCAGGAAGTGCGTAAGTTTCTGGGCGCGCGAACTGTGTATGCCGACGAATGGTCAAGTGTGATGCTCCTGTTCAGCCCGAAGCTCCAGTCCACTCCGGAAGCTGCAGTAAGATTCCTCAGAACCCTGGTTCTGCAGGTGAGCCCCGCGATTTATTCCGCTTTCCTCACTACCCGTTTGCGCACGAGGGCCGGCGCCTTGGAGAGAGCTCGAGTGTCGCGGGAACTTCACGACGGCGTGATCCAGTCGCTGATTGGCTTGGAACTTGAAGTCGACGTCCTACGCCGCAAGCCCGGCGCTTCCACAGCAGATATCGTTGATCGGCTTTCCCACATCCAGCGAATACTTCGACAGGAAGTCCTCAACTTGCGCGAGCTGATGCAGCAGATGAAACCGGTTGAAATCCGGCCTACCCAGCTCCTCGACTTCCTGGTCACCATGGTTGACAAATTCCAGCGGGACACTGGCATTTCGAGCCGATTCGTCTCGACGCTTCAGGAAATATCTTTGCCTCCCCGGGTCTGCAATCAGCTAGCCCGAATAGTTCAGGAAGGCCTCGTAAACGCCAGAAAGCACAGTGGGGCCCGCAAAGTGCTGGTCCAACTTGGGCAGCACGATGGGCGGTTGAGGCTGGCCATTGATGACGACGGGCGCGGGTTTGACTTTTCAGGCCGCCTTACACTTGCTGAGCTTGATGCTATTCGGAAGGGCCCATTGGTTATCAAGGAAAGAGTTCGCACCATTGGGGGTGAACTTGTTGTAGAATCAGTCCCCGGCAAGGGGACTCGCGTGGAAGTCAGCCTGCCGAAAAACACTTATGGCTGA
- a CDS encoding response regulator transcription factor: MADTAQSVRIVIADDHPIFRDGLRKLLEAEQDFKVIGEASDGGEAIEMAQQLKPDVLLLDLAMPRVPGLEALRQLGSSVESIKVILLTAAIEREQIVDALHHGVRGVVLKESATELLLKSIRCVVDGQYWVGRESVSDLVRIIRDLTAIPEQGTRKRSYNLTPRELDIIAAIVDGYTNKDIADKFSIAEQTVKHHLGNIFDKLGVSNRLELALFAVNHHLVEEH, from the coding sequence ATGGCTGATACTGCACAATCGGTTCGTATCGTAATCGCCGACGACCATCCTATTTTCCGGGACGGCCTGCGAAAACTGCTGGAAGCAGAGCAGGATTTCAAGGTCATTGGTGAAGCGTCGGATGGCGGAGAAGCCATCGAGATGGCTCAACAGCTAAAGCCTGATGTCCTTTTGCTGGACTTGGCCATGCCCCGCGTTCCCGGCCTGGAAGCACTTCGCCAGCTCGGCAGCTCCGTTGAGTCCATCAAAGTCATCCTGCTCACAGCAGCCATCGAGCGAGAACAGATTGTGGATGCTTTGCATCACGGAGTGCGCGGCGTCGTCCTCAAGGAATCTGCCACTGAGTTACTCTTGAAAAGCATCCGTTGCGTCGTGGATGGCCAATACTGGGTGGGTCGCGAAAGTGTTTCCGACCTGGTGCGAATCATCCGCGATCTCACTGCCATTCCCGAGCAAGGGACGAGGAAACGGTCCTATAATCTAACGCCCAGGGAACTCGACATCATTGCTGCGATTGTTGATGGCTACACAAACAAGGACATAGCCGACAAATTCTCCATTGCCGAACAGACGGTCAAGCACCATCTTGGGAACATTTTTGACAAGCTTGGGGTATCCAACCGGCTGGAACTGGCGCTGTTCGCTGTGAACCATCATCTCGTTGAAGAACACTAA
- a CDS encoding efflux RND transporter periplasmic adaptor subunit — MWHNCAASRIQVRMNRVRKAFVLIPLLLIVLLGGCTNNDAPAQGSATSGEIARPQDSAAVPVIVAQAGRTAIPIELTAIGTGKAFQTVSVEAQVAGIVEDVHYKQGQFVHKGDMLVTLDKDPFLAALAQAEAALEKDKAQAQLSRADLQRTEQLYREGIVSPQQNDQSRATSAAAEATVSADEAAIRTARIQLSYCSIYAPISGVTGEQLVSPGATVKANDVPTLVVVNQVEPIYVIFSVPQQYLETIKGNMERSRLRVSATPPGSASAETGVLTFVNNTVDTTTGTIQLMAIFPNGDHHLWPGQFSNVVLNLGTQQNVLVVPAQAVQSGQQGDYVFVVKADKTVDVRQVKVGQTVNNKTEIVQGLATGETVVTDGQVRLAPGAKVYFAKAL; from the coding sequence ATGTGGCATAATTGCGCCGCCAGCAGAATACAGGTTCGCATGAACAGAGTTCGCAAAGCCTTTGTCCTCATACCATTATTGTTAATTGTCCTACTTGGGGGATGCACCAACAACGACGCGCCGGCGCAAGGGTCAGCAACCAGCGGGGAGATTGCGCGACCGCAGGACAGCGCCGCTGTTCCGGTGATCGTGGCCCAGGCCGGGCGGACAGCAATCCCAATCGAATTGACCGCGATAGGTACGGGCAAAGCTTTCCAGACAGTCTCAGTGGAGGCGCAGGTTGCCGGCATCGTCGAGGATGTCCATTACAAACAGGGACAATTCGTCCATAAAGGAGACATGCTGGTAACCCTGGATAAAGACCCCTTTCTCGCCGCCCTTGCGCAGGCTGAGGCCGCACTTGAAAAAGATAAGGCGCAAGCACAGCTCAGTCGTGCGGACCTCCAACGCACTGAGCAACTTTACAGAGAAGGCATAGTTTCTCCGCAGCAGAACGATCAATCACGAGCGACTTCTGCAGCCGCTGAAGCCACGGTCAGCGCTGACGAGGCTGCTATCCGGACGGCCAGAATCCAACTTTCGTATTGCTCCATCTATGCTCCCATTAGCGGAGTTACAGGAGAACAGCTCGTCTCGCCAGGAGCGACTGTGAAAGCCAATGACGTCCCAACGCTGGTGGTGGTCAACCAGGTTGAACCCATCTATGTAATTTTTTCTGTTCCGCAGCAATATCTGGAAACAATCAAGGGGAACATGGAACGCTCCCGTCTACGTGTCAGCGCCACCCCGCCCGGCAGCGCCTCTGCTGAAACGGGTGTCTTGACGTTTGTAAACAACACAGTTGATACCACCACGGGAACCATCCAGCTGATGGCTATATTTCCCAATGGCGATCACCACCTTTGGCCTGGGCAATTTTCGAATGTCGTGCTGAACCTGGGCACACAGCAAAATGTCCTGGTGGTTCCTGCGCAAGCAGTGCAGTCGGGGCAGCAGGGTGATTATGTCTTTGTGGTAAAGGCAGACAAGACCGTGGATGTTCGCCAAGTGAAGGTGGGACAGACCGTTAACAACAAGACAGAAATTGTGCAAGGCCTCGCTACGGGTGAAACTGTCGTTACGGACGGCCAGGTACGCCTCGCTCCAGGCGCCAAGGTCTATTTTGCCAAGGCCCTTTAG
- a CDS encoding efflux RND transporter permease subunit — translation MNFCEPFIRRPVMTSLLMLAILLFGIIGYRYLAVSDLPNVDFPTIQVSAGLPGANPDTMASSVATPLEKQFTTIAGLDSMTSTSSLGNTSITLQFDLSRNIDSAALDVQSAIGAAASQLPANLPFPPTLKKVNPADQAIFMLAVTSPTLPLYKVDEYAENLIAEQISMIPGVAQVGVNGAAKYAVRVQLNPKALASRQIGIDQVEKAIQNANVNMPMGTLYGAHKAYNLESNGQLSDAAVYRPLVVAYRNGAPVRLDQVATVIDGVQDNYIANWINGVPGILLAIQRQPGTNTIDIVKNIRKLLPRFYSILPPSIHLSIEYDRSVSIEESVNDVKFTLLLAILLVVLVIFLFLRNASATVIPSLALPMAIMGTFAVMYLLGYTIDNLSLLALTLSVGFVVDDAIVMLENIVRHLELGKAPLEAALDGSKEVNFTILSMTISLAVVFLPVFFMPGVFGRLLHEFAVVIISAVLVSGVVSVTLSPMLSHRYLRPHHEHRQGWLYRTLENLLDMSLRWYGRTLQWALRHRVLVMLFGFIVLLGTAWEFWKIPKGFLPNGDSGRIAVATEANQGISFDAMKAHQQAINRIVQADPSVVQFFSGIGGAFNNGMNNGRAFLHLKNRPDRPWSHSPAYDYLVTRYGSVAILGSLVKFIRPLYEHHMTIEDVIHELQPKLDNIPGMRVFLTNPPSIRIGGNMTKSLYQYTLSSPQSDDLYEYAQKFETQMRTLPGLEDVTSDLQIKNPQANVVVDRDKAAALGVTPQQVEDALYSAYGQRLVSPIYTSSDEYWVVLKVQDQFQSDPNMLSELYISSSSGQLVPLGAVSKFTTSLGPLTVNHSGQLPSVTVSFDLAPGVALGQAVSEVEGLARSMLPVSITTDFQGAAHAFKESLTGLGILLVMTVLVIYIVLGILYESYAHPITILTGLPAAAFGGLLTLSLFHLDLDLYGFVGLIMLIGIVKKNAIMMVDFALELERKGNITAIESAFQGSMIRFRPIMMTTACAIIGTLPIAIGIGADADSRRPLGLCVVGGLLFAQLVTLYVTPVFYTYMDSFLKWRRGSKRQIVSEPAGAAVLTPDGEHLAHN, via the coding sequence ATGAATTTTTGCGAACCATTCATTCGCCGGCCGGTCATGACCAGTCTCCTGATGCTGGCGATTCTCCTCTTTGGCATTATTGGCTACCGCTACCTGGCTGTCAGTGACCTTCCCAACGTTGATTTCCCCACTATCCAGGTTTCTGCTGGTCTTCCAGGCGCCAACCCTGATACCATGGCTTCCTCAGTTGCGACTCCCCTGGAAAAGCAATTCACCACGATTGCTGGTCTGGATTCAATGACATCGACCAGCTCTCTCGGCAATACATCGATTACTTTGCAGTTCGATCTCAGCAGGAACATCGATTCGGCCGCCCTCGACGTGCAGTCGGCTATTGGGGCGGCTGCCAGTCAGCTCCCGGCCAACTTGCCCTTTCCTCCCACTCTGAAAAAAGTGAATCCGGCCGACCAGGCCATCTTTATGCTGGCAGTGACTTCACCTACTCTTCCGCTCTACAAAGTGGACGAATATGCTGAAAACCTGATCGCTGAGCAGATTTCAATGATACCGGGCGTCGCCCAGGTCGGCGTGAACGGGGCGGCAAAGTACGCTGTGCGTGTTCAACTTAATCCCAAGGCCCTGGCCAGCCGTCAAATTGGCATTGATCAGGTTGAAAAGGCAATTCAAAATGCCAATGTTAACATGCCGATGGGGACGCTTTACGGCGCACACAAGGCCTACAATCTCGAGTCTAACGGGCAACTTTCTGACGCGGCGGTCTATCGCCCTCTTGTCGTCGCCTACCGGAACGGCGCACCGGTGCGGCTGGATCAGGTGGCTACTGTCATTGATGGAGTCCAGGACAACTACATAGCCAACTGGATCAACGGAGTACCCGGCATCTTGCTTGCCATCCAGCGCCAGCCTGGCACCAACACAATCGACATCGTCAAGAACATCAGAAAACTCCTCCCGCGGTTTTACTCGATTCTGCCTCCCTCTATCCATCTCTCGATCGAGTACGACCGCTCTGTTTCGATCGAAGAGTCCGTTAACGACGTCAAGTTCACTCTGCTGCTGGCAATCCTCCTTGTTGTTCTGGTCATATTCCTTTTCCTGCGCAACGCCTCCGCCACCGTAATCCCAAGTCTTGCCCTGCCGATGGCGATTATGGGCACGTTCGCAGTGATGTACCTGTTGGGTTACACGATTGATAATCTGTCGTTGCTGGCCCTGACCTTGTCGGTAGGATTCGTGGTCGATGACGCGATCGTTATGCTGGAAAATATCGTGCGTCACCTGGAACTGGGAAAGGCGCCGCTCGAGGCCGCGCTCGACGGTTCGAAAGAAGTCAATTTTACAATTCTCTCGATGACTATCTCGCTGGCCGTCGTCTTCCTCCCTGTCTTCTTTATGCCCGGAGTTTTCGGCCGGCTGCTCCACGAATTTGCTGTTGTTATCATTTCAGCCGTTCTGGTATCGGGCGTGGTTTCCGTTACCCTAAGCCCGATGCTCAGCCATCGCTACCTGCGTCCACACCACGAGCATCGACAGGGCTGGCTATACCGTACATTGGAAAACTTACTCGACATGTCGTTGCGCTGGTATGGCCGGACCCTTCAATGGGCCCTGCGCCATCGTGTGCTGGTGATGCTTTTTGGCTTTATCGTTCTGTTGGGGACCGCCTGGGAGTTCTGGAAGATTCCGAAAGGCTTCTTGCCGAATGGCGATTCGGGGCGGATTGCAGTCGCAACAGAGGCCAACCAGGGAATATCCTTCGATGCAATGAAGGCGCATCAACAGGCCATTAACCGCATCGTACAGGCCGATCCCAGTGTCGTTCAATTTTTCTCAGGAATCGGCGGGGCATTCAACAATGGCATGAATAATGGCCGTGCCTTTCTCCATCTGAAAAACCGTCCCGATCGCCCTTGGAGCCACAGTCCAGCCTATGATTACCTCGTTACCCGCTACGGTAGTGTCGCCATCCTTGGTTCCCTGGTGAAGTTTATTCGGCCGCTCTATGAGCATCATATGACCATCGAGGACGTAATCCACGAGTTGCAACCGAAGCTCGACAATATCCCGGGAATGCGGGTCTTTCTTACGAATCCGCCCTCCATTCGGATCGGTGGCAATATGACCAAGAGCCTTTACCAATACACGCTGTCCAGCCCGCAGTCTGACGACCTTTATGAATATGCGCAGAAATTTGAAACTCAAATGAGAACTCTGCCTGGGCTTGAAGATGTTACCAGCGACCTCCAGATCAAAAATCCTCAAGCTAACGTTGTGGTCGATCGAGACAAAGCCGCTGCGCTGGGAGTGACGCCGCAGCAGGTTGAGGACGCACTCTACAGTGCGTACGGCCAGCGCCTTGTTTCTCCCATCTACACTTCCAGCGATGAATATTGGGTAGTTCTCAAGGTGCAGGACCAGTTCCAGAGTGACCCTAACATGCTTTCGGAGCTTTACATCAGTTCATCCTCCGGCCAACTGGTTCCGCTCGGCGCCGTTTCAAAATTCACAACCAGCCTCGGGCCCCTTACTGTAAACCACAGCGGCCAGCTTCCCTCGGTGACAGTGTCCTTCGATCTCGCACCGGGGGTCGCCCTCGGTCAGGCGGTAAGTGAGGTGGAGGGGCTTGCCAGATCCATGTTGCCCGTTTCCATCACCACGGACTTCCAGGGGGCTGCCCATGCTTTCAAGGAATCCCTCACCGGACTCGGCATATTGCTCGTCATGACGGTGCTGGTTATTTATATTGTGCTGGGCATCCTCTACGAAAGCTACGCTCACCCGATTACGATCCTTACGGGGCTGCCGGCGGCGGCGTTCGGCGGGCTGCTTACGCTTTCCCTGTTCCACCTGGACCTCGACCTCTACGGCTTTGTCGGCCTGATCATGCTGATCGGTATCGTCAAGAAAAACGCCATTATGATGGTCGATTTTGCCCTGGAGCTCGAGCGCAAGGGGAATATCACGGCAATCGAATCTGCATTTCAGGGCTCCATGATTCGCTTCCGTCCAATCATGATGACGACTGCCTGTGCCATAATCGGCACGCTTCCTATCGCCATCGGTATTGGCGCCGACGCCGACTCACGACGTCCGCTGGGCCTTTGCGTGGTCGGCGGCCTGCTGTTTGCACAGCTTGTAACGCTTTATGTCACTCCCGTCTTTTATACCTATATGGATTCGTTCCTGAAATGGCGCCGCGGCAGCAAACGCCAAATAGTGTCCGAACCTGCCGGCGCAGCGGTTCTTACGCCAGACGGCGAGCACCTCGCACATAATTAG